In the Leptolyngbya sp. SIO1E4 genome, one interval contains:
- a CDS encoding beta-glucosidase translates to MSDTFPPNFQWGVATAAYQIEGAAQLYGRGPSVWDIFSALPGHILNGDTGEVACDHYHRFAADIQLIADLGVKHYRFSLAWPRIMPAGRGTVNPAGLDFYQRLVDCLLAHGITPHATLFHWDSPQALETRYGSWQSREMAQDFADYVTVVVKALGDRITHWMTLNEIFCFTHMGYGVNQTPPHAPGTSVESAKAVWQTSHHALLAHGLGCQAIRAASPDPCTIALVDNFLVPLPLAETPAHIAAAKAAFHTVGTNGGIIFPALTGQYSPALLQQLGDQAPDIQPGDLETIHQPLDALGFNVYSGVYVRAAATPLGYEVLPFPKGYPRLHMPWLHLAPESLYWGIRHVSETLQRPELPVFISENGCAAQDEVTPQGEVLDLDRIHYLRQYLQAAHRAVSEGYPLTGYFLWSLMDNFEWAYGYDRRFGITYVDYATQQRLPKASFNWYKTCVATNQIV, encoded by the coding sequence ATGAGTGATACTTTTCCGCCAAATTTTCAATGGGGCGTGGCGACGGCGGCCTATCAAATCGAGGGCGCAGCGCAGCTTTATGGGCGTGGCCCCAGCGTGTGGGATATCTTTAGCGCCCTGCCAGGGCACATTCTGAACGGTGATACTGGCGAGGTTGCTTGCGATCACTACCACCGCTTCGCGGCAGACATTCAGCTAATTGCCGATCTGGGGGTAAAGCATTATCGCTTCAGCCTGGCCTGGCCCCGCATTATGCCAGCAGGGCGCGGAACGGTAAACCCAGCAGGGTTAGATTTTTACCAGCGCCTGGTGGATTGTCTCTTGGCCCATGGCATTACGCCCCATGCCACCCTGTTTCATTGGGATAGCCCCCAAGCCTTAGAAACGCGCTATGGCTCCTGGCAAAGTCGTGAAATGGCCCAAGACTTTGCTGATTATGTAACGGTTGTGGTCAAGGCGTTGGGCGATCGCATCACCCACTGGATGACCCTCAACGAGATCTTCTGCTTCACCCATATGGGCTACGGCGTCAATCAAACGCCGCCCCATGCCCCAGGAACCTCCGTAGAGTCTGCCAAGGCTGTGTGGCAAACCTCTCACCATGCCCTGTTAGCCCATGGGTTAGGCTGCCAGGCAATTCGAGCCGCGTCTCCTGACCCCTGCACGATCGCCCTGGTAGACAACTTTTTAGTCCCGCTTCCCCTGGCCGAAACTCCTGCACACATTGCCGCTGCCAAAGCAGCCTTTCATACCGTGGGCACCAACGGCGGCATCATTTTCCCAGCGCTGACAGGGCAGTATAGCCCCGCCTTGTTACAGCAGTTGGGGGATCAGGCGCCCGACATTCAACCCGGTGATCTGGAGACAATTCATCAACCCCTCGATGCTTTAGGGTTCAACGTTTACAGTGGCGTTTATGTGCGGGCAGCCGCAACCCCTCTGGGCTATGAGGTCTTACCCTTTCCAAAAGGCTATCCGCGCTTGCACATGCCCTGGCTGCATCTCGCCCCCGAGAGCCTCTATTGGGGCATTCGTCACGTTAGCGAAACCCTTCAGCGCCCAGAGTTACCGGTCTTCATCAGTGAAAATGGCTGTGCCGCCCAAGATGAGGTCACCCCTCAAGGGGAAGTTTTAGATTTAGATCGCATCCACTACCTGCGCCAATATCTCCAGGCAGCCCACCGAGCGGTATCAGAAGGGTATCCCCTAACGGGCTATTTCCTCTGGAGTTTGATGGATAATTTTGAATGGGCCTACGGGTACGATCGCCGCTTTGGCATTACCTATGTTGACTACGC
- the ppsA gene encoding phosphoenolpyruvate synthase — translation MVSTPVKKAQQLVLWLDQIRLTDVPMVGGKNASLGEMIQQLTPKGINVPSGFATTADAYRYFIASNELDEKLRQLFADLDVTDVHNLQQRGREARSLILHSPFPADLEVAIRDAYRDMGNRYGPNVDVAVRSSATAEDLPDASFAGQQETYLNVHSESQVIEACKKCFASLFTDRAISYRQTKGFDHFEVALSVCIQKMVRSDLASSGVMFSIDTETGFKNAVLITAAYGLGENVVQGTVNPDEYRVFKPTLKTGHHPILSKHVGSKALRMVYDTGGSKLVKNVPVSKAEQNRFAISDDEVLQLARWTCQIEDHYSEIRGVFSPMDIEWAKDGLTGELFIVQARPETVQSQKQANVLRTYHLQKPEGTLPITTGRAVGEMVGNGEACVILDVKEIDHFEPGEVLVTAKTDPDWEPIMKQAAAIVTDQGGRTCHAAIIARELGIPAIVGCGDATAVIRTGQAITVSCSEGEDGYVYDGIHPFTIEETPLDNLPETRTQVMMNVGNPEIAFSVSALPNAGVGLARMEFIIANHIQVHPMALVNFDSLSDGAAKRKISRLTDQYDDKPQYFVDKLAQGISTIGAAFYPKPVVVRLSDFKSNEYANLLGGSAFEPDEENPMIGWRGASRYYDDRYRQGFALECQALKRVRDDMGLTNIVLMVPFCRTPDEGRKVLAEMAKHGLVQGENGLQVYVMCELPSNVMLADEFSEVFDGFSIGSNDLTQLTLGLDRDSALVAHLFDERNEGVKRMVARAIATAKAKGRKIGICGQAPSDYPEFARFLVEQGINSISLNPDSVIKTILDIAELEKSQ, via the coding sequence ATGGTTTCTACTCCAGTTAAAAAAGCACAACAATTGGTTCTCTGGCTCGATCAAATCCGCCTGACCGATGTTCCGATGGTCGGGGGGAAGAATGCGTCTCTAGGTGAGATGATTCAGCAGCTGACGCCCAAAGGGATCAACGTTCCCTCTGGATTTGCCACGACTGCCGATGCCTACCGCTATTTCATCGCGAGCAACGAGCTTGATGAAAAACTGCGGCAGCTCTTTGCTGACCTTGATGTGACCGACGTCCACAATTTGCAGCAGCGAGGGCGGGAGGCGCGATCGCTGATTCTGCATTCTCCGTTCCCGGCAGATTTAGAAGTCGCCATTCGAGATGCCTATCGAGACATGGGCAACCGCTATGGCCCCAACGTCGACGTCGCCGTCCGCTCTAGCGCCACCGCCGAAGACTTGCCAGATGCTAGCTTTGCTGGGCAACAAGAGACTTACCTCAATGTCCACAGCGAATCGCAGGTGATTGAAGCTTGTAAGAAGTGCTTTGCTTCTCTCTTTACTGATCGCGCCATTTCCTACCGGCAAACGAAAGGGTTTGACCATTTTGAAGTGGCACTTTCAGTCTGTATCCAAAAGATGGTGCGCTCTGACTTGGCCTCCTCAGGGGTCATGTTCTCCATTGATACAGAGACCGGCTTTAAAAATGCCGTTCTCATTACAGCGGCTTACGGCCTGGGCGAAAACGTCGTGCAGGGCACTGTCAACCCAGACGAGTATCGAGTCTTTAAGCCCACGCTGAAGACGGGGCATCACCCGATTCTGAGCAAGCATGTGGGTAGCAAGGCCCTGCGCATGGTGTATGACACCGGCGGCAGCAAACTGGTGAAAAACGTCCCCGTTTCAAAGGCGGAGCAAAACCGCTTTGCGATTAGCGACGATGAGGTGCTGCAACTGGCTCGCTGGACCTGCCAAATCGAAGATCATTACAGCGAAATCCGCGGTGTCTTTAGCCCGATGGATATCGAGTGGGCCAAAGATGGTCTGACTGGAGAGTTGTTTATTGTCCAGGCTCGCCCCGAAACGGTGCAGTCTCAAAAACAAGCCAATGTGCTGAGGACCTATCACCTCCAGAAGCCAGAGGGCACATTACCGATTACAACGGGCCGTGCGGTGGGCGAAATGGTTGGTAACGGAGAAGCCTGCGTCATTCTGGATGTGAAGGAAATTGATCATTTCGAGCCGGGTGAAGTGCTGGTGACGGCCAAAACCGATCCGGATTGGGAACCGATCATGAAGCAGGCGGCCGCCATTGTGACGGATCAGGGGGGGCGCACCTGCCACGCCGCTATCATTGCCCGAGAGTTGGGGATTCCGGCGATCGTTGGCTGCGGCGATGCGACTGCTGTTATCCGAACCGGGCAAGCTATCACCGTCTCCTGTTCTGAAGGGGAAGACGGCTACGTGTATGACGGCATCCATCCCTTCACGATTGAAGAAACCCCGCTAGATAATCTGCCCGAGACCCGCACCCAAGTCATGATGAATGTGGGCAACCCTGAAATTGCCTTCAGCGTTTCAGCCCTGCCGAATGCTGGGGTGGGGTTGGCTCGGATGGAGTTCATCATTGCTAACCACATCCAGGTGCACCCCATGGCCCTGGTGAACTTTGACAGCCTGTCAGATGGGGCGGCAAAACGCAAGATTTCTCGCCTGACCGATCAATATGATGATAAGCCTCAGTATTTTGTCGATAAGCTAGCCCAGGGAATTAGCACCATTGGGGCTGCCTTTTATCCCAAACCGGTGGTGGTGCGGCTGTCGGACTTCAAGAGCAACGAATATGCCAACCTTCTGGGCGGCAGCGCGTTTGAGCCAGATGAAGAAAACCCGATGATCGGCTGGCGGGGGGCCTCTCGTTACTATGACGATCGCTACCGGCAAGGCTTTGCCTTAGAGTGCCAGGCTCTGAAGCGCGTGCGAGACGACATGGGGCTGACGAACATCGTTCTCATGGTGCCCTTCTGCCGGACCCCTGATGAAGGCCGCAAGGTGCTTGCTGAAATGGCGAAGCATGGCCTGGTACAGGGAGAAAATGGGCTGCAGGTCTATGTCATGTGTGAGCTGCCCAGCAATGTGATGCTGGCCGATGAGTTTAGCGAAGTGTTTGATGGCTTCTCTATCGGCTCAAACGATCTGACCCAACTCACCCTGGGCCTCGATCGCGACTCAGCGCTGGTAGCCCACCTGTTTGACGAGCGGAATGAAGGGGTGAAGCGCATGGTGGCCAGGGCGATCGCTACAGCGAAAGCCAAAGGGCGTAAGATCGGCATTTGCGGTCAAGCCCCCAGCGACTACCCCGAATTTGCCCGTTTCTTGGTAGAACAAGGCATTAATTCCATCAGCCTCAACCCTGACTCGGTGATCAAGACGATTCTTGACATTGCTGAGTTAGAAAAATCCCAGTAG
- a CDS encoding transglutaminase family protein has product MEDYLQASDIIDWQNPTILKLAEKIASEHLTQWAITKASFEWVRDEIHHSVDYQMNPVTCRASDVLKYKTGYCFAKSHLLAALLRANHIPAGFCYQRLSIDDQGAPYSLHGLNAVYLSEGGWYRIDPRGNREGINAQFTPPQEQLAYQVRLPEEADFKGVLAEPLAVVIETLQTYPLWDEVLAHLPDISLASAKQQGLKK; this is encoded by the coding sequence ATGGAAGACTATTTGCAAGCAAGTGACATCATTGATTGGCAAAATCCGACCATTCTGAAGCTTGCAGAAAAGATTGCGTCAGAACATTTAACCCAATGGGCGATCACAAAAGCAAGTTTTGAGTGGGTGCGAGATGAAATTCACCACAGTGTTGATTATCAAATGAACCCGGTGACCTGTCGTGCTTCAGATGTGCTGAAATACAAAACCGGCTACTGTTTTGCCAAAAGTCACCTACTCGCCGCATTGCTGAGAGCAAACCATATCCCCGCCGGATTTTGCTATCAGCGGCTCAGTATTGATGATCAAGGAGCTCCCTATTCTCTACATGGCTTGAATGCCGTTTACTTGTCTGAAGGGGGGTGGTATCGCATTGATCCAAGAGGGAACCGTGAGGGCATTAACGCTCAATTTACGCCTCCCCAAGAGCAGCTAGCCTATCAGGTTCGTCTGCCTGAAGAAGCCGACTTTAAAGGTGTCTTAGCAGAACCCCTTGCGGTCGTTATCGAGACGCTGCAAACCTACCCGCTGTGGGACGAGGTACTTGCCCACTTGCCAGATATTTCTCTAGCGTCTGCCAAGCAGCAGGGGCTAAAGAAATGA
- a CDS encoding carbohydrate ABC transporter substrate-binding protein → MTKNSLYLRLIAIAGLTWAIAACNGQSGNNAENGAGGTGTVTVLGVVAGEQQEKLEEALAPFEAETGIDVVYEGTDAFATLLPVRVDSGNAPDIAMFPQPGLMRDFGEEGSLVPISEFMDVQAAYSQDWLDLATVNDELYGVWYRVSVKSLVWYSPEAFTAAGYEVPTTWDELMALTDQIVQDGGTPWCLGMESGDATGWVGTDWVEDIMLRTAGPEVYDQWITHEIPFNDDRVKAAFEQFGEIALNSDYVVGGPVGVLSTPFGDSPNPLFEASPGCYLHRQANFIASFFPETVEVGTDVSIFPLPGINPEHGTPVLVAGDVFAMFNDTPEARALMEYLATPEPHEIWAGLGGFISPHQQVSLDAYINDITRQQAEILLNADVIRFDGSDMMPGAVGTGTFWTGITSYVGGTDVDTVLSDIENSWPSN, encoded by the coding sequence ATGACCAAAAACAGTCTTTATCTCCGTTTGATCGCGATCGCTGGGCTCACCTGGGCGATCGCTGCCTGCAATGGGCAATCGGGTAATAATGCCGAAAACGGTGCTGGCGGAACGGGTACCGTCACGGTGTTGGGCGTCGTTGCTGGAGAGCAGCAAGAAAAACTCGAAGAAGCCCTCGCTCCTTTTGAAGCAGAAACCGGTATTGATGTGGTTTATGAAGGCACCGATGCCTTTGCAACTCTACTGCCAGTACGGGTAGATTCTGGCAACGCGCCGGATATTGCCATGTTCCCTCAACCGGGTCTGATGCGCGACTTTGGGGAAGAAGGAAGCCTGGTGCCGATCAGTGAGTTTATGGATGTGCAGGCCGCCTACTCTCAAGATTGGCTAGACCTGGCAACGGTCAATGATGAACTCTATGGCGTCTGGTATCGCGTCTCTGTCAAGAGTTTGGTTTGGTATAGCCCTGAGGCGTTTACAGCCGCTGGCTATGAAGTTCCCACCACCTGGGACGAGCTGATGGCCCTGACCGATCAAATTGTGCAAGATGGCGGCACCCCTTGGTGCTTGGGCATGGAAAGTGGAGATGCAACCGGCTGGGTTGGCACCGATTGGGTCGAAGACATCATGCTGCGGACCGCAGGGCCAGAGGTGTACGACCAATGGATCACCCACGAAATTCCGTTTAATGACGATCGCGTCAAAGCGGCTTTCGAACAGTTTGGAGAAATTGCACTCAATTCTGACTATGTGGTGGGCGGGCCGGTAGGCGTCCTCAGTACGCCCTTTGGTGACTCCCCTAACCCGCTCTTCGAAGCGTCTCCTGGTTGCTATTTACATCGCCAGGCAAACTTTATTGCCTCTTTCTTTCCCGAAACGGTGGAAGTTGGCACCGACGTTAGCATTTTCCCCCTGCCCGGCATTAACCCAGAGCATGGCACGCCTGTTTTAGTGGCTGGGGACGTATTTGCCATGTTTAATGACACCCCAGAAGCCCGTGCCTTAATGGAGTATCTTGCCACCCCTGAGCCCCATGAAATTTGGGCCGGGTTGGGTGGGTTTATTTCCCCCCACCAGCAGGTCTCCCTGGATGCCTATATCAATGACATCACTCGCCAGCAGGCTGAAATCCTGCTCAATGCCGATGTTATTCGGTTCGACGGTTCGGACATGATGCCTGGGGCAGTGGGCACCGGGACGTTTTGGACAGGCATCACCAGCTATGTCGGCGGCACCGATGTCGATACGGTCTTATCAGACATCGAAAATAGCTGGCCCAGCAACTGA
- a CDS encoding PPC domain-containing protein produces the protein MKAAAQEALYNPIPLPKSNEITDTLSEVDIPTGFGGFARDYKVYLEDGDQVAIDLVSEEFDTLVTLMSPDGNTVGENDDGPDGTTNSLLFARVTETGDYTVRVRSYAGQGTGEFFLKVARLRPLE, from the coding sequence ATGAAGGCGGCAGCCCAAGAGGCTCTCTATAACCCCATTCCATTGCCCAAGAGTAATGAAATCACAGATACCCTTTCAGAGGTGGATATTCCCACTGGGTTTGGAGGCTTTGCCCGAGACTACAAGGTTTATCTCGAAGATGGTGACCAGGTTGCCATTGATCTGGTTTCTGAAGAGTTTGATACCTTAGTTACGCTGATGAGTCCAGATGGTAACACCGTCGGTGAAAACGATGATGGCCCCGATGGCACAACCAATTCCCTGTTGTTTGCACGGGTGACTGAAACCGGCGACTACACGGTGCGGGTACGCTCGTATGCTGGCCAAGGAACTGGCGAGTTCTTTTTGAAGGTGGCTCGTTTAAGACCCTTAGAATAA
- a CDS encoding glycosyltransferase family 2 protein: MDISIIIPTYNGATRLPAVLEALCQQCNIETLQGDIWVVDNNSTDDTAAVVRQYQETWSFAFPLHYIKETRQGAGYARQHGLNVSEGKLLGLLDDDNWPEPTWVSEAVAFAQAHPQAGAFGSSITGKFETPPPAAWKPILHYLAIVERGEVPHQYCPRKNGTPPSAGLVVRREAWLQAVPADLLLVGRVGKSMLAGEDSEILTYLHRAGWEIWHNAAMKVSHYIPSSRLQWSYLRENLLGIGLCRYHIRMLILPSWQRPGMTLVYGLSDSLKLLRHVLKHGQRVNTDVVANCQWALLWGTLISPLYLLRVRLQRSRLSIE; encoded by the coding sequence ATGGATATCTCAATTATTATCCCGACCTATAACGGCGCTACGCGCTTACCCGCTGTCTTAGAAGCGCTGTGCCAGCAGTGCAACATTGAGACTCTGCAGGGGGATATTTGGGTCGTTGATAATAACAGTACGGATGACACGGCTGCAGTCGTGCGTCAGTACCAAGAAACTTGGTCTTTTGCGTTTCCTTTGCACTACATCAAAGAGACGCGTCAGGGGGCTGGCTATGCCCGTCAACATGGGTTAAACGTCTCTGAGGGAAAGCTACTGGGTCTCTTAGACGATGACAATTGGCCTGAGCCAACTTGGGTGAGTGAGGCCGTTGCCTTTGCCCAAGCCCATCCCCAAGCAGGTGCGTTTGGCAGCAGCATTACCGGCAAGTTTGAAACCCCCCCGCCCGCTGCTTGGAAACCGATTTTGCACTACCTGGCGATCGTTGAACGGGGAGAGGTGCCCCATCAATATTGTCCACGCAAAAACGGCACGCCCCCCAGTGCAGGGCTAGTTGTGCGTCGGGAAGCCTGGCTGCAAGCGGTGCCTGCAGATCTCTTACTGGTGGGTCGGGTCGGGAAATCGATGCTAGCTGGGGAAGACTCAGAAATTCTGACTTACTTACATCGGGCTGGGTGGGAAATTTGGCATAATGCTGCGATGAAAGTGAGTCATTACATTCCCTCTAGCCGCCTTCAGTGGTCATATCTGCGGGAAAATCTATTAGGAATTGGCCTTTGTCGCTATCACATTCGGATGTTAATTTTGCCCAGCTGGCAACGTCCTGGCATGACTCTGGTTTATGGCCTAAGTGATAGCCTAAAGCTGCTGCGTCATGTCCTAAAGCATGGTCAACGTGTGAATACTGATGTGGTGGCAAATTGTCAGTGGGCATTGCTCTGGGGCACGCTCATCAGTCCACTGTATTTGTTGAGGGTGCGCCTACAGCGATCGCGATTGTCTATTGAATAA
- a CDS encoding glycosyltransferase family 4 protein, translating to MKIAYATTYDVRNAATWSKFKQGNYGSNRFIAMTLENEGIDIDYLGPLEKRYRWLTRSKWLYHRHISKQVYYSWAETAICKNYAHQFARKLKQSSADLVLATEGANPIAYLTCSQPLVLWVDTFVAELIDYYPYLKNLCAETRKSILTYEKRALDYCALIIVTSDWAKQSAIKHYGIDANKIVILPRGANIELAPGRTLDDVKTLIAARPQAPCKLLFSAISWQRKGGDIAVKVAEWLNEQGLDTELIVLGCKPPLNPLPPFVKAVGYIDKSTEAGRAELLNWVAGAHFLILPTREDCAPNVLIEANAFGVPCLTTNIAGIPTVVRSDVNGEMFDLDAPIEAYGKYVAAYMGDRAAYDRLAVDAFMEYQNRLNWKVVGQQAKAYFEKILRGVDYSDF from the coding sequence ATGAAAATAGCCTACGCGACCACCTATGATGTCCGCAATGCTGCCACCTGGTCTAAATTTAAACAAGGTAACTATGGGTCTAATCGCTTCATTGCAATGACCCTTGAGAACGAAGGCATTGACATCGATTATTTGGGGCCGCTTGAAAAGCGATATCGCTGGCTAACCCGGAGTAAATGGCTATATCACCGTCACATTTCTAAGCAAGTTTATTATAGCTGGGCAGAAACAGCTATCTGTAAAAACTATGCTCATCAATTCGCCCGAAAACTGAAACAATCTTCTGCAGATTTAGTATTAGCGACAGAAGGGGCAAACCCGATCGCTTACCTCACCTGCTCGCAGCCTTTAGTGCTGTGGGTGGATACTTTTGTTGCTGAGCTGATTGACTACTACCCCTACCTGAAGAATCTCTGTGCCGAAACTCGAAAGAGCATTTTAACCTATGAAAAACGGGCACTCGATTACTGTGCACTAATCATTGTTACCTCTGATTGGGCTAAGCAAAGTGCCATCAAGCACTATGGAATTGATGCTAATAAAATTGTCATATTGCCTCGGGGGGCCAACATTGAACTGGCTCCAGGGCGTACCTTAGATGACGTTAAGACATTGATTGCTGCGCGTCCGCAGGCTCCCTGTAAACTTCTGTTTTCTGCGATTTCATGGCAGCGTAAGGGCGGCGACATTGCCGTCAAAGTGGCAGAATGGCTAAATGAGCAGGGGTTGGATACTGAACTGATTGTTTTGGGATGTAAACCCCCACTCAACCCTCTGCCGCCCTTTGTGAAGGCAGTGGGTTACATCGACAAATCTACCGAGGCTGGGCGGGCTGAGTTATTGAACTGGGTCGCAGGTGCTCATTTTCTGATCTTGCCCACCCGGGAGGACTGTGCGCCGAATGTTCTCATCGAGGCGAATGCGTTTGGGGTGCCTTGTCTAACAACCAATATTGCAGGCATCCCTACCGTGGTCCGAAGCGACGTGAATGGTGAAATGTTTGATCTGGATGCCCCCATCGAAGCCTACGGAAAATACGTCGCTGCCTACATGGGCGATCGCGCTGCCTATGACCGTCTGGCGGTCGATGCCTTTATGGAATACCAAAATCGATTGAACTGGAAAGTGGTGGGGCAACAGGCTAAGGCATACTTCGAAAAAATTTTGCGGGGTGTAGATTACAGTGACTTTTGA
- a CDS encoding cofactor assembly of complex C subunit B, with the protein MAQTDTNAVLRRMPIVVGMIGSSLLLLNRFLTPALTESQARSDVMGIILSALLVLTGLLWQRVQPRSPEAVQLQGKEGLEFIEDLPERVQTELAWASHLLLTNTVTRSLLAYYDGRVLMRRGVLGPTAEVIPGVILKRVLEKGKAVYLVDLKLYPGRVEFTYLPENTQGVICQPMGSQGVLILGANAPRSYTKQDEAWIEGIADKLGETLDRLAETDTSPASEILTP; encoded by the coding sequence ATGGCTCAAACTGACACCAATGCGGTGCTGCGCCGGATGCCCATTGTGGTGGGTATGATAGGCAGCTCGCTGCTCTTACTCAACCGCTTTTTAACCCCAGCCCTCACTGAGTCGCAAGCCCGGTCTGATGTCATGGGCATTATCTTGAGTGCGCTCTTAGTGCTGACGGGGCTGCTTTGGCAACGGGTGCAGCCACGATCTCCGGAGGCTGTGCAACTACAAGGAAAAGAAGGCTTAGAGTTTATTGAAGATCTGCCAGAGAGGGTTCAAACAGAGCTGGCGTGGGCCTCTCATTTATTGCTGACTAACACGGTGACGCGATCGCTGTTGGCCTACTACGATGGCCGGGTGCTGATGCGTCGAGGGGTGCTGGGGCCTACCGCGGAGGTTATCCCAGGCGTCATTTTGAAGCGCGTTTTAGAAAAAGGAAAAGCGGTCTACCTGGTAGACCTGAAGCTTTATCCAGGGCGAGTGGAGTTTACCTATTTACCCGAAAATACCCAGGGCGTGATTTGCCAGCCGATGGGCAGCCAGGGGGTGCTGATTCTGGGGGCCAATGCCCCTCGCAGCTATACCAAACAAGATGAAGCCTGGATTGAGGGAATCGCAGACAAGCTGGGAGAAACCTTAGACCGCTTGGCGGAGACAGACACTTCTCCTGCCTCAGAAATTCTGACCCCTTAA